From Bradyrhizobium sp. sBnM-33:
GTAGGAGCCTGCAAAATGCTGAATTTACTCTTCAGAGCTTTCGTCATTACATTCGGATTGATAGGGCCTGCAATGGCACAAGAGCGCATTCTGATTTCGTCTGAATGGGGCAAGGTCACTGCAGAACTGGTCGACAACAACGCCACCCGAACGCTGGTCCAGATGTTGCCGCTCTCGATCGAAATGCGCGACCACCTCCGTCAGGAAAAGACCGGCAATCTGCCTTCGCCCTTGCCTGCGGTCGAGCGGCAGTTCGATTTCGCGACCGGTACATTGGGACTCTGGAGCTCCGATCACTTTGTCATTTACTATCGCGACGGTCGCGTCCCTCAACC
This genomic window contains:
- a CDS encoding cyclophilin-like fold protein — translated: MMVVPASVGACKMLNLLFRAFVITFGLIGPAMAQERILISSEWGKVTAELVDNNATRTLVQMLPLSIEMRDHLRQEKTGNLPSPLPAVERQFDFATGTLGLWSSDHFVIYYRDGRVPQPGIISLGRVTGDVSIFDRPGPVTVRIERVR